A region of Antedon mediterranea chromosome 8, ecAntMedi1.1, whole genome shotgun sequence DNA encodes the following proteins:
- the LOC140057056 gene encoding nucleoporin SEH1-like — protein MEAPLCPIKSISAEHKDLIHDVAFDFYGKRMATCSSDQSLKVWDLGEDGEWQCTANWRSHGGSVWRVTWCHPEFGQVLASCSFDRTTAIWEEIVGDSTSKQKSQGHWVKRTTFVDSRTSITDVKFAPKHLGLQVATCSTDGIVRFYEASDVMNLTVWSSVQEEINTKMSKCSCISWNPSRIHSPMVAVGSNDPNPSGGGKVLLFEYSQSERKWNKVETLMTITEGVHDVAFAPNLGRSYHTLAVASKDVKITTLKPLRSEHTGTMPGPTRLEMCQSGLLDHQNRQVWRISWNITGTILASSSDDGLVRLWKANYLENWKCIQTLKGDGQYMKPF, from the exons atGGAGGCTCCTTTGTGTCCAATAAAAAGTATCTCTGCAGAACACAAAGACTTAATTCATGATGTAGCTTTTGATTTTTATGGAAAACGAATGGCTACATGTTCTAGTGACCAAAGTCTTAAG GTTTGGGATCTGGGAGAAGATGGTGAATGGCAGTGTACAGCAAATTGGAGA TCACATGGTGGCTCTGTGTGGCGTGTGACTTGGTGTCATCCTGAATTTGGTCAGGTGTTAGCATCCTGTTCATTTGACAGGACAACTGCCATCTGGGAAGAAATTG ttGGTGACTCTACCTCAAAACAGAAAAGCCAAGGTCATTGGGTGAAAAGAACTACATTTGTTGACAGCAGAACGTCAATAACAGATGTGAAATTTGCTCCCAAACATTTAGGATTGCAAGTG GCAACTTGTTCTACTGATGGAATTGTTAGGTTTTATGAAGCATCGGATGTTATGAATTTGACTGTCTGGTCTTCTGTACAG gaggaaatcaatacaaaaatgtcaaaatgcAGTTGTATTTCTTGGAATCCATCCAG AATTCACTCACCAATGGTTGCTGTTGGAAGTAATGACCCTAACCCCTCTGGTGGAGGAAAAGTTCTTCTGTTTGAATACAGTCAATCAGAaag AAAATGGAATAAAGTAGAGACATTAATGACAATAACCGAGGGTGTACATGATGTGGCATTTGCACCAAATCTAGGTCGATCCTATCACACACTTGCAGTTGCATCAAAGGATGTTaaaattacaacattaaaaCCATTAAG GTCTGAACATACAGGAACAATGCCTGGACCAACAAGGCTGGAAATGTGTCAATCTGGCCTTCTAGATCATCAAAACAGACAG GTGTGGAGGATTAGTTGGAATATAACTGGAACCATCCTAGCTTCATCTAGTGATGATGGACTAGTTCGATTATGGAAAG CCAACTACTTGGAAAATTGGAAATGCATCCAAACACTAAAAGGTGATGGGCAATATATGAAACCATTTTGA
- the LOC140057061 gene encoding uncharacterized protein has product MPLYMKDALEVVPPSKDGIHEDHKQNYRRKNRDLAPNDRFVLNKLYSNYTSLAQTPLQKLINQVKIQKPSSDNLSPTYRGNYWEAERRGRVEDLMPFQNKLSPLRPMSKTIASVNTSDKLSKLINSDKSKHLRIQAPLSTVIVRWHNSRYYGGYPIRQIFDILRVFGRIESLCIVSERSARATFTRLDNACSAVSTRFLGNPSNPMLCDWFHKTMLNKTFTVKRRHLHVAHDPFIGY; this is encoded by the exons atGCCATTGTACATGAAAGATGCATTGGAAGTTGTTCCGCCGTCAAAGGATGGTATCCATGAAGACCATAAACAGAATTATAGACGTAAAAATAGAGATCTTGCTCCTAATGATAGGTTTGTACTGAATAAGCTTTACAGTAATTATACCTCGCTAGCGCAAACGCCTTTGCAGAAGTTGATCAATCAAGTAAAAATCCAAAAGCCAA GTAGCGATAATTTATCTCCAACGTACCGTGGAAACTACTGGGAAGCAGAGCGCAGAGGGAGAGTTGAAGATCTGATGCCGTTCCAAAATAAATTATCACCCCTTCGTCCGATGTCTAAAACTATTGCTAGTGTGAATACTTCTGACAAGTTGTCGAAATTAATCAACTCCGACAAAAGTAAACATTTGCGTATACAGGCACCTCTGTCAACGGTAATTGTAAG ATGGCACAATTCGAGGTATTATGGTGGATATCCTATAAGACAGATTTTTGATATATTGCGAGTATTTGGTCGGATTGAGAGCCTTTGTATTGTCAGTGAACGAAGTGCACGTGCAACGTTTACAAGACTCGATAACGCATGTTCAGCTGTTAGCACGCGTTTCCTTGGAAACCCCAGCAATCCAATGCTCTGTGATTGGTTCCACAAAACAATGCTGAACAAAACATTCACAGTCAAACGACGTCACTTGCACGTGGCACATGATCCGTTCATTGGTTATTAG